TTCCATGTGGGGGAAAATGGGGACTTCCCATTCACCGGCCCGTCGTAGAAGGCACTATGCACGATACCCTCAACCGCTTCATGTTCGACAACACCAACGTCCGGGGCCGGCACGTGGCCCTGGACGCCACCTGGAAGGCGGCCCTGGAGAACACCGACTACCCGGCGCCGGTGCGTGAGGTGCTGGGCGAGCTCATGGCCGCCTCGGTGCTGCTCATCGGAACCCTGAAGTTCCGGGGCACCCTGAAGGTGGAAGCGCGCGGCGACGGCCCGCTGTCCCTCGTGGTGGTCCAGGCCTCCAGCGAGAAAACCGTCCGGGGTCTGGCCCGCTGGCAGGGCCCGGTGCCCGCCGACGGCGGCCTGGAGGAGCGCATGGGCGAGAGCGGTTACCTGGTGCTGACGCTGGAGCCGGCCGACGAGGGGCAGATGTATCAGGGCATCGTGGGCCTGGAAGGGGGCAGCGTGGCCGCGGCCCTGGAAGAGTACTTCGTTCGCTCCGAGCAGCTCCCCACCCGCATCTGGCTGGCCACCGACGACGGCCAGGCTGGCGGTCTGCTCCTGCAGCGCATGCCCGACCAGGCCGAGCAGGATCCGGATGCCTGGGACCGGACCGTGCATCTCGCCAGCACCCTAACCGACCGGGAGCTCCTGGGGCTGCCCACCAACGACCTGCTCTATCGGCTCTTCCACGAGGAGGAGGTCCGGGTCTTCGACCCCGAGTACGTGAACTTCCGCTGCGGCTGCTCCCGGGAGAAGGTGGCGGGCATGCTGCGCGGTCTGGGGCGCCGGGAGGTCCAGGAGACCCTGGAACAGGAGGGCGAGGTGCGGGTGAACTGCGATTTTTGCGGCAAGGCCTACGTCTTCGATGCCGTGGACGCCGAGCAGCTGTTCGCCAACATGCCCCCCTCCGAAGGCTCCGATTCCCAACACTGAGGGTCGAAAGCGCGGGCTGCCGAAGCCGTCCGCGGCGGCCCGCGCTCCTCCGGAAATGCCCCTCGGGCTCGGGCGATGCCCGGGATCGCCAAGTGCCCCGCATGTTCGGGCCCGAAACAGAAAAGGCGGCCCGGAGGCCGCCTTTTTCGATGGCATGGCGTCCGGCTCAGCCGAGCTTGGCCATGGCCGCGGAAACCGCCTTGCCGGTGGTGATGTCGGCGCCCATGTCCGACAGCACGCCCTCCAGCGCGCCCAGGCAGTTGAGCACGTTGGTGGGGTTGGCGGAGTGGCCCATGAGGCCGATGCGCCAGATCTTGCCGGCCATGGAGCCGAGCCCAGCGCCGATCTCCAGGTTGTACTGCTCCAGCAGGCGGGAGCGCACCGCCGCTTCGTCCACGCCGTCCGGGACGGTCACGGAGTTGAGCTGCGGCAGGCGGTAGGGCTCCTCCACGAAGAAGGACAGCCCCATGGCCTCGATGCCGGCCTTCAGGGCCTGGTGCATGCGCTGGTGCCGGTCCCAGGCGTTCTCCAGCCCCTCCTCCTGGAGGATGGTCAAGGCCTCATGGAGCGCGTAGAGGGGGTTGATGGGCGCGGTGTGGTGGTAGGCACGCTTGCCCCCGCCGCTGCCCCAATAGCCCATCACCAGGTTGAGGTCAAGGAACCAGCTCTGCACCTTGGTGGACCGCGCCTCGATGGCGTCCACGGCGCGCTGGCTGAAGGTCACCGGGGATATGCCGGGGACGCAGGACAGGCACTTCTGGGTGCCGCTGTAGACGGCGTCCACGTCCCACTCGTCCACCTTGAGCGGGGAGCCGCCCAGGGAGGTGACCGTGTCCATGATGGTCAGGCAGTCATGGTCCCGGGCCAGCTTGGCCAGCGCGGCGGCGTCGGACTGGGCGCCGGTGGAGGTCTCGGCGTGGACGAAGGCCAGTATCTTGGCCTCGGGGTGCTCCTTGAGCGCCGCCTCGGCGCGATCCGGATTCACCGGGGCACCCCATTCCTCCTCCACCATCACCGGTGTGCCGCCGCAGCGCTCCACGTTCTCCTTCATGCGCTCGCCGAACACGCCGTTCTTGCACACCACGACGGTGTCGCCCGGCTCCACCAGGTTGGCGAAGCACATCTCCATGCCCGCCGAGCCGGGGGCGGAGACCGGGAAGGTCAGGGGGTTCTCGGTCTGGAAGGCATACTGCAGCAGGCCCTTCACCTCTTCCATCATGCCCACGAAGACCGGGTCGAGGTGGCCGATGGTGGGGCGGGACAGGGCCTCCAGGATGCGCGGATGGACATCCGAGGGTCCGGGTCCCATCAGGGTGCGTTCCGGCGGGTGGAAGGAATTAGCAGTCATGGGGAATGCCTTGTGTAGTCGTTTGCTTGGCTCGGAAAATGGGAATGATTTTAAAGTTGCCCATGAAACCGGAGCAAGCTGGGGGCGCGCCCCATCTTGCATGGTTCATAAAAAGACGGTATCAGATCCACCCGGCTGT
This sequence is a window from Thiohalorhabdus sp. Cl-TMA. Protein-coding genes within it:
- a CDS encoding pyridoxal-phosphate-dependent aminotransferase family protein, translating into MTANSFHPPERTLMGPGPSDVHPRILEALSRPTIGHLDPVFVGMMEEVKGLLQYAFQTENPLTFPVSAPGSAGMEMCFANLVEPGDTVVVCKNGVFGERMKENVERCGGTPVMVEEEWGAPVNPDRAEAALKEHPEAKILAFVHAETSTGAQSDAAALAKLARDHDCLTIMDTVTSLGGSPLKVDEWDVDAVYSGTQKCLSCVPGISPVTFSQRAVDAIEARSTKVQSWFLDLNLVMGYWGSGGGKRAYHHTAPINPLYALHEALTILQEEGLENAWDRHQRMHQALKAGIEAMGLSFFVEEPYRLPQLNSVTVPDGVDEAAVRSRLLEQYNLEIGAGLGSMAGKIWRIGLMGHSANPTNVLNCLGALEGVLSDMGADITTGKAVSAAMAKLG
- the hslO gene encoding Hsp33 family molecular chaperone HslO, with product MHDTLNRFMFDNTNVRGRHVALDATWKAALENTDYPAPVREVLGELMAASVLLIGTLKFRGTLKVEARGDGPLSLVVVQASSEKTVRGLARWQGPVPADGGLEERMGESGYLVLTLEPADEGQMYQGIVGLEGGSVAAALEEYFVRSEQLPTRIWLATDDGQAGGLLLQRMPDQAEQDPDAWDRTVHLASTLTDRELLGLPTNDLLYRLFHEEEVRVFDPEYVNFRCGCSREKVAGMLRGLGRREVQETLEQEGEVRVNCDFCGKAYVFDAVDAEQLFANMPPSEGSDSQH